The following proteins come from a genomic window of Mustela nigripes isolate SB6536 unplaced genomic scaffold, MUSNIG.SB6536 HiC_scaffold_76, whole genome shotgun sequence:
- the LOC132008220 gene encoding C-Jun-amino-terminal kinase-interacting protein 1 isoform X2 produces the protein MAERESGGLGGGAASPPAASPFLGLHIASPPNFRLTHDISLEEFEDEDLSEITEECGISLQCKDTLSLRPPRAGLLSGGGGGAGSRLQAEMLQMDLIDAAGDTPGAEDDDDDDEERAARRPGAGPPEAEPRQEPAPRGQGQGQGQGGGDTYRPKRPTTLNLFPQVPRSQDTLNNNSLGKKHSWQDRVSRSSSPLKTGEQTPPHEHICLSDELPPPSSPTATKDRGTSTDSPCRRSTATQMAPPGGPTAAPPSSRSHSHRDRIHYQADVRLEATEEIYLTPVQRPPDPPEPSSAFLPPAESRMSVSSDPDPAAYPSAVGRPHPSISEEDEGFDCLSSPERPELQGGGWRGSLGEPPPPPRASLSSDTSALSYDSVKYTLVVDEHAQLELVSLRPCFGDYSDESDSATVYDNCASASSPYESAIGEEYEEAPRPRPPVCLSEDSTPDEPDVHFSKKFLNVFMSGRSRSSSAESFGLFSCVINGEEQEQTHRAIFRFVPRHEDELELEVDDPLLVELQAEDYWYEAYNMRTGARGVFPAYYAIEVTKEPEHMAALTKNSDWVDQFRVKFLGSVQVPYHKGNDVLCAAMQKIATTRRLTVHFNPPSSCVLEISVRGVKIGVKADDSQEAKGNKCSHFFQLKNISFCGYHPKNNKYFGFITKHPADHRFACHVFVSEESTKALAESVGRAFQQFYKQFVEYTCPTEDIYLE, from the exons ATGGCGGAGCGAGAGAGCGGCGGCCTGGGCGGGGGGGCCGCGTCCCCGCCTGCCGCCTCCCCGTTCCTGGGGCTGCACATCGCGTCGCCGCCCAATTTCAG gctcacccatgaCATCAGCTTGGAGGAGTTTGAGGATGAAGACCTCTCAGAGATCACCGAGGAGTGTGGCATCAGCCTGCAGTGCAAAGATACTCTGTCCTTGCGG CCCCCGCGCGCCGGGCTGCTGTctgggggcggcggcggcgcggggagcCGACTGCAGGCCGAGATGCTGCAGATGGACCTGATCGACGCGGCGGGGGATACTCCCGGCGCCGaggacgacgacgacgacgacgaggAGCGCGCGGCGCGGCGGCCGGGAGCGGGGCCGCCGGAGGCCGAGCCCCGCCAGGAGCCGGCGCCCCGCGGCCAGGGCCAAGGCCAGGGCCAGGGCGGCGGGGACACTTATCGACCCAAGCGGCCTACCACGCTCAACCTCTTCCCGCAGGTGCCGCGGTCTCAG GACACATTGAATAATAATTCTCTGGGCAAGAAGCACAGTTGGCAGGATCGGGTGTCTCGGTCATCCTCACCCCTGAAGACTG gggAGCAGACGCCGCCACATGAGCACATCTGCCTGAGCGATGAGCTGCCACCCCCGAGCAGCCCCACGGCCACCAAGGACCGAGGCACCTCCACTGACAGCCCTTGCCGCCGCAGCACCGCCACACAGATGGCCCCTCCCGGCGGCCCCACGGCTGCCCCACCGAGCAGCCGGAGCCACTCGCATCGAGACCGCATCCACTACCAGGCCGACGTGCGGCTAGAGGCCACCGAGGAGATCTACCTGACGCCAGTGCAGAGGCCGCCAGACCCCCCGGAGCCCAGTTCTGCCTTCCTGCCCCCGGCAGAGAGCCGGATGTCTGTCAGCTCCGATCCAGACCCTGCCGCCTACCCCTCTGCGGTGGGCCGGCCGCACCCCTCCATCAGCGAGGAGGACGAGGGCTTCGACTGCTTGTCGTCCCCGGAGCGGCCCGAGCTGCAGGGCGGAGGCTGGCGGGGCAGCCTCGGGGAGCCGCCGCCACCCCCACGGGCCTCGCTGAGCTCGGACACCAGCGCGCTGTCCTACGACTCGGTGAAGTACACCCTGGTGGTGGACGAACACGCGCAGCTGGAGCTGGTGAGCCTGCGGCCGTGCTTCGGGGACTACAGCGACGAGAGCGACTCGGCCACCGTCTACGACAACTGCGCCTCCGCCTCCTCGCCCTACGAGTCGGCCATCGGGGAGGAGTACGAGGAGGCCCCCCGGCCGCGgccccctgtctgcctctccgaGGACTCCACACCAGACGAGCCTGACGTCCACTTCTCCAAGAAGTTTCTGAACGTCTTCATGAGCGGCCGCTCGCGCTCCTCCA GTGCCGAGTCCTTCGGGCTCTTCTCCTGTGTCATCaatggggaggagcaggagcagaCGCACCGGGCCATATTCAG GTTTGTGCCTCGACACGAGGATGAGCTGGAGCTGGAGGTGGACGACCCCTTGCTGGTGGAGCTGCAGGCCGAGGACTACTGGTATGAGGCCTACAACATGCGCACGGGCGCCCGGGGTGTCTTCCCCGCCTACTACGCCATCGAGGTCACCAAGGAGCCCGAGCACATGGCAG CCCTGACCAAAAACAGCGACTGGGTGGACCAGTTCCGGGTGAAGTTCCTGGGCTCCGTCCAGGTTCCCTACCACAAGGGCAATGACGTGCTCTGTGCTGCTATGCAAAAG ATCGCCACCACCCGCCGGCTCACCGTGCACTTTAACCCGCCGTCCAGCTGCGTCCTGGAGATCAGCGTGCGGGGCGTGAAGATCGGCGTCAAGGCTGATGATTCGCAGGAGGCCAAG GGGAATAAATGTAGCCACTTTTTCCAGTTAAAAAACATCTCTTTCTGTGGATACCATCCAAAGAACAACAA GTACTTTGGGTTCATCACCAAGCACCCTGCTGACCACCGGTTTGCCTGCCACGTCTTTGTGTCCGAGGAATCCACCAAAGCCTTGGCAGAGTCCGTGGG GAGAGCGTTCCAGCAGTTCTACAAGCAGTTCGTGGAGTACACCTGCCCCACGGAAGACATCTATCTGGAGTAG
- the LOC132008220 gene encoding C-Jun-amino-terminal kinase-interacting protein 1 isoform X3: MKLVLKMDSSPDNDSWLEDQWERWLTHDISLEEFEDEDLSEITEECGISLQCKDTLSLRPPRAGLLSGGGGGAGSRLQAEMLQMDLIDAAGDTPGAEDDDDDDEERAARRPGAGPPEAEPRQEPAPRGQGQGQGQGGGDTYRPKRPTTLNLFPQVPRSQDTLNNNSLGKKHSWQDRVSRSSSPLKTGEQTPPHEHICLSDELPPPSSPTATKDRGTSTDSPCRRSTATQMAPPGGPTAAPPSSRSHSHRDRIHYQADVRLEATEEIYLTPVQRPPDPPEPSSAFLPPAESRMSVSSDPDPAAYPSAVGRPHPSISEEDEGFDCLSSPERPELQGGGWRGSLGEPPPPPRASLSSDTSALSYDSVKYTLVVDEHAQLELVSLRPCFGDYSDESDSATVYDNCASASSPYESAIGEEYEEAPRPRPPVCLSEDSTPDEPDVHFSKKFLNVFMSGRSRSSSAESFGLFSCVINGEEQEQTHRAIFRFVPRHEDELELEVDDPLLVELQAEDYWYEAYNMRTGARGVFPAYYAIEVTKEPEHMAALTKNSDWVDQFRVKFLGSVQVPYHKGNDVLCAAMQKIATTRRLTVHFNPPSSCVLEISVRGVKIGVKADDSQEAKGNKCSHFFQLKNISFCGYHPKNNKYFGFITKHPADHRFACHVFVSEESTKALAESVGRAFQQFYKQFVEYTCPTEDIYLE, encoded by the exons ATGAAGCTGGTGCTGAAGATGGATTCCAGCCCAGACAATGACAGCTGGTTGGAGGATCAGTGGGAGCGCTG gctcacccatgaCATCAGCTTGGAGGAGTTTGAGGATGAAGACCTCTCAGAGATCACCGAGGAGTGTGGCATCAGCCTGCAGTGCAAAGATACTCTGTCCTTGCGG CCCCCGCGCGCCGGGCTGCTGTctgggggcggcggcggcgcggggagcCGACTGCAGGCCGAGATGCTGCAGATGGACCTGATCGACGCGGCGGGGGATACTCCCGGCGCCGaggacgacgacgacgacgacgaggAGCGCGCGGCGCGGCGGCCGGGAGCGGGGCCGCCGGAGGCCGAGCCCCGCCAGGAGCCGGCGCCCCGCGGCCAGGGCCAAGGCCAGGGCCAGGGCGGCGGGGACACTTATCGACCCAAGCGGCCTACCACGCTCAACCTCTTCCCGCAGGTGCCGCGGTCTCAG GACACATTGAATAATAATTCTCTGGGCAAGAAGCACAGTTGGCAGGATCGGGTGTCTCGGTCATCCTCACCCCTGAAGACTG gggAGCAGACGCCGCCACATGAGCACATCTGCCTGAGCGATGAGCTGCCACCCCCGAGCAGCCCCACGGCCACCAAGGACCGAGGCACCTCCACTGACAGCCCTTGCCGCCGCAGCACCGCCACACAGATGGCCCCTCCCGGCGGCCCCACGGCTGCCCCACCGAGCAGCCGGAGCCACTCGCATCGAGACCGCATCCACTACCAGGCCGACGTGCGGCTAGAGGCCACCGAGGAGATCTACCTGACGCCAGTGCAGAGGCCGCCAGACCCCCCGGAGCCCAGTTCTGCCTTCCTGCCCCCGGCAGAGAGCCGGATGTCTGTCAGCTCCGATCCAGACCCTGCCGCCTACCCCTCTGCGGTGGGCCGGCCGCACCCCTCCATCAGCGAGGAGGACGAGGGCTTCGACTGCTTGTCGTCCCCGGAGCGGCCCGAGCTGCAGGGCGGAGGCTGGCGGGGCAGCCTCGGGGAGCCGCCGCCACCCCCACGGGCCTCGCTGAGCTCGGACACCAGCGCGCTGTCCTACGACTCGGTGAAGTACACCCTGGTGGTGGACGAACACGCGCAGCTGGAGCTGGTGAGCCTGCGGCCGTGCTTCGGGGACTACAGCGACGAGAGCGACTCGGCCACCGTCTACGACAACTGCGCCTCCGCCTCCTCGCCCTACGAGTCGGCCATCGGGGAGGAGTACGAGGAGGCCCCCCGGCCGCGgccccctgtctgcctctccgaGGACTCCACACCAGACGAGCCTGACGTCCACTTCTCCAAGAAGTTTCTGAACGTCTTCATGAGCGGCCGCTCGCGCTCCTCCA GTGCCGAGTCCTTCGGGCTCTTCTCCTGTGTCATCaatggggaggagcaggagcagaCGCACCGGGCCATATTCAG GTTTGTGCCTCGACACGAGGATGAGCTGGAGCTGGAGGTGGACGACCCCTTGCTGGTGGAGCTGCAGGCCGAGGACTACTGGTATGAGGCCTACAACATGCGCACGGGCGCCCGGGGTGTCTTCCCCGCCTACTACGCCATCGAGGTCACCAAGGAGCCCGAGCACATGGCAG CCCTGACCAAAAACAGCGACTGGGTGGACCAGTTCCGGGTGAAGTTCCTGGGCTCCGTCCAGGTTCCCTACCACAAGGGCAATGACGTGCTCTGTGCTGCTATGCAAAAG ATCGCCACCACCCGCCGGCTCACCGTGCACTTTAACCCGCCGTCCAGCTGCGTCCTGGAGATCAGCGTGCGGGGCGTGAAGATCGGCGTCAAGGCTGATGATTCGCAGGAGGCCAAG GGGAATAAATGTAGCCACTTTTTCCAGTTAAAAAACATCTCTTTCTGTGGATACCATCCAAAGAACAACAA GTACTTTGGGTTCATCACCAAGCACCCTGCTGACCACCGGTTTGCCTGCCACGTCTTTGTGTCCGAGGAATCCACCAAAGCCTTGGCAGAGTCCGTGGG GAGAGCGTTCCAGCAGTTCTACAAGCAGTTCGTGGAGTACACCTGCCCCACGGAAGACATCTATCTGGAGTAG
- the LOC132008220 gene encoding C-Jun-amino-terminal kinase-interacting protein 1 isoform X1, with translation MKLVLKMDSSPDNDSWLEDQWERWLTHDISLEEFEDEDLSEITEECGISLQCKDTLSLRPPRAGLLSGGGGGAGSRLQAEMLQMDLIDAAGDTPGAEDDDDDDEERAARRPGAGPPEAEPRQEPAPRGQGQGQGQGGGDTYRPKRPTTLNLFPQVPRSQDTLNNNSLGKKHSWQDRVSRSSSPLKTGEQTPPHEHICLSDELPPPSSPTATKDRGTSTDSPCRRSTATQMAPPGGPTAAPPSSRSHSHRDRIHYQADVRLEATEEIYLTPVQRPPDPPEPSSAFLPPAESRMSVSSDPDPAAYPSAVGRPHPSISEEDEGFDCLSSPERPELQGGGWRGSLGEPPPPPRASLSSDTSALSYDSVKYTLVVDEHAQLELVSLRPCFGDYSDESDSATVYDNCASASSPYESAIGEEYEEAPRPRPPVCLSEDSTPDEPDVHFSKKFLNVFMSGRSRSSRLRACCLTPPAKRSGSVLLQLGPSLPGAESFGLFSCVINGEEQEQTHRAIFRFVPRHEDELELEVDDPLLVELQAEDYWYEAYNMRTGARGVFPAYYAIEVTKEPEHMAALTKNSDWVDQFRVKFLGSVQVPYHKGNDVLCAAMQKIATTRRLTVHFNPPSSCVLEISVRGVKIGVKADDSQEAKGNKCSHFFQLKNISFCGYHPKNNKYFGFITKHPADHRFACHVFVSEESTKALAESVGRAFQQFYKQFVEYTCPTEDIYLE, from the exons ATGAAGCTGGTGCTGAAGATGGATTCCAGCCCAGACAATGACAGCTGGTTGGAGGATCAGTGGGAGCGCTG gctcacccatgaCATCAGCTTGGAGGAGTTTGAGGATGAAGACCTCTCAGAGATCACCGAGGAGTGTGGCATCAGCCTGCAGTGCAAAGATACTCTGTCCTTGCGG CCCCCGCGCGCCGGGCTGCTGTctgggggcggcggcggcgcggggagcCGACTGCAGGCCGAGATGCTGCAGATGGACCTGATCGACGCGGCGGGGGATACTCCCGGCGCCGaggacgacgacgacgacgacgaggAGCGCGCGGCGCGGCGGCCGGGAGCGGGGCCGCCGGAGGCCGAGCCCCGCCAGGAGCCGGCGCCCCGCGGCCAGGGCCAAGGCCAGGGCCAGGGCGGCGGGGACACTTATCGACCCAAGCGGCCTACCACGCTCAACCTCTTCCCGCAGGTGCCGCGGTCTCAG GACACATTGAATAATAATTCTCTGGGCAAGAAGCACAGTTGGCAGGATCGGGTGTCTCGGTCATCCTCACCCCTGAAGACTG gggAGCAGACGCCGCCACATGAGCACATCTGCCTGAGCGATGAGCTGCCACCCCCGAGCAGCCCCACGGCCACCAAGGACCGAGGCACCTCCACTGACAGCCCTTGCCGCCGCAGCACCGCCACACAGATGGCCCCTCCCGGCGGCCCCACGGCTGCCCCACCGAGCAGCCGGAGCCACTCGCATCGAGACCGCATCCACTACCAGGCCGACGTGCGGCTAGAGGCCACCGAGGAGATCTACCTGACGCCAGTGCAGAGGCCGCCAGACCCCCCGGAGCCCAGTTCTGCCTTCCTGCCCCCGGCAGAGAGCCGGATGTCTGTCAGCTCCGATCCAGACCCTGCCGCCTACCCCTCTGCGGTGGGCCGGCCGCACCCCTCCATCAGCGAGGAGGACGAGGGCTTCGACTGCTTGTCGTCCCCGGAGCGGCCCGAGCTGCAGGGCGGAGGCTGGCGGGGCAGCCTCGGGGAGCCGCCGCCACCCCCACGGGCCTCGCTGAGCTCGGACACCAGCGCGCTGTCCTACGACTCGGTGAAGTACACCCTGGTGGTGGACGAACACGCGCAGCTGGAGCTGGTGAGCCTGCGGCCGTGCTTCGGGGACTACAGCGACGAGAGCGACTCGGCCACCGTCTACGACAACTGCGCCTCCGCCTCCTCGCCCTACGAGTCGGCCATCGGGGAGGAGTACGAGGAGGCCCCCCGGCCGCGgccccctgtctgcctctccgaGGACTCCACACCAGACGAGCCTGACGTCCACTTCTCCAAGAAGTTTCTGAACGTCTTCATGAGCGGCCGCTCGCGCTCCTCCA GACTGAGAGCTTGCTGCCTGACCCCACCCGCCAAGCGGAGTGGGTCCGTTCTCCTCCAGCTCGGCCCCTCGCTTCCAGGTGCCGAGTCCTTCGGGCTCTTCTCCTGTGTCATCaatggggaggagcaggagcagaCGCACCGGGCCATATTCAG GTTTGTGCCTCGACACGAGGATGAGCTGGAGCTGGAGGTGGACGACCCCTTGCTGGTGGAGCTGCAGGCCGAGGACTACTGGTATGAGGCCTACAACATGCGCACGGGCGCCCGGGGTGTCTTCCCCGCCTACTACGCCATCGAGGTCACCAAGGAGCCCGAGCACATGGCAG CCCTGACCAAAAACAGCGACTGGGTGGACCAGTTCCGGGTGAAGTTCCTGGGCTCCGTCCAGGTTCCCTACCACAAGGGCAATGACGTGCTCTGTGCTGCTATGCAAAAG ATCGCCACCACCCGCCGGCTCACCGTGCACTTTAACCCGCCGTCCAGCTGCGTCCTGGAGATCAGCGTGCGGGGCGTGAAGATCGGCGTCAAGGCTGATGATTCGCAGGAGGCCAAG GGGAATAAATGTAGCCACTTTTTCCAGTTAAAAAACATCTCTTTCTGTGGATACCATCCAAAGAACAACAA GTACTTTGGGTTCATCACCAAGCACCCTGCTGACCACCGGTTTGCCTGCCACGTCTTTGTGTCCGAGGAATCCACCAAAGCCTTGGCAGAGTCCGTGGG GAGAGCGTTCCAGCAGTTCTACAAGCAGTTCGTGGAGTACACCTGCCCCACGGAAGACATCTATCTGGAGTAG
- the LOC132008251 gene encoding protein Frey, producing the protein MVLAMLGALHPRAGLSLFLLYLVLAAALLRPQPLRPQRSVPEEFSAPLQLSQPLSGLVDDYGVRPKHPWPRGPRPLLSRAQQRKRDGPDMAEYYYDAHL; encoded by the exons ATGGTTCTCGCCATGCTGGGGGCTCTGCATCCCAGGGCTGGGctgagcctcttcctcctctacctcGTCCTGGCAGCTGCACTCCTCCGCCCCCAGCCACTGAG GCCTCAGCGATCTGTTCCTGAAGAATTTTCAGCCCCTCTGCAACTCTCACAGCCACTTTCTGGCCTAGTGGATG ACTATGGGGTTCGACCCAAGCACCCCTGGCCACGAGGGCCTCGACCCCTCCTCTCCCGAGCCCAGCAGCGCAAGCGTGATGGGCCAGACATGGCCGAGTATTACTACGACGCACACCTGTGA